The region CTACGATGGTGCCCAGAAAGGAGGGGCTGGTGAAATACCCGGGAGGCATAGAGTCCCTATCGGCACCCAGCATAGCGTGCTCAGAGTGCGATTCAATACCCCCCATCTTATCACCCATGGCATTGCAGGTGTCACCGTTGTCTTCTAGGTCAACCTCGATTCTAGACATTGTTCAAGTTGTAGGTAGTATAAAGGAATTATGGGCGAGATACGCATAACCAAGTATGAGCGATCCAGTCTGTGGATCACGACCCAAGGCATATATATGGGCTTCAAGCGTATCGAAAGCTTCACCTAGTGGTCTTCGGCCGGAAATGGTCTTGCGACGCACCGGCCAGGTGGGCCTGAATAGAGTTCTACCCGGAAGTGATCATCCGCCGCATGGTTTAAGGGGGCACGAAGAAACCTTACAACTGTGATAAGAGAACGGCTCGAGAGAAATAATGTGACTTTGGTGATGGATACTGGTTGAGTTGATGACACTGCTAAATAGACAAATCGCGTTTATTGCTGTTTGCTGACATGTTGTGTCACCTGGGCCTCCGGGGCGGGTTCGAACAGGCTGAATATTTCCAGGTGCCACCACACCGACGCCCCGACTACAGGCGCTGGGTCAGAGACCCCCTTGGATCCAGGCGACCTTACGATTCAGGTTCTGCTCTTTGATGGCAGCGATGACGATTCCGGTCAGTTTGTCTGGCTCACTAGATCCCGCATTCACGGCCACTTTGATACGACGCTGCTGGAGGTAAGGCAAGGCAGGAGTGAAAGTGCCCATGAAAGATGGATCGAACGTCGCAATAGGGCTAGCAACACCAGGGCGTTTGAACTGAGCTCGGCCAGCTTTCTCCGCACCATGCCACTGTATTGTCATTTCGCTTACCCAATCGCCTATGATGACATCGACATCGTTGTCTAGCAAGGGACAAGATGCTTCACTGCCGGTCCGTAAATCCGCCGCTGGCACCACCGATGCGGATCGGCCTTTTGGGCGCAGATGAGGTGTGAATGGGCTCtattttcttgtttcttggTATCCTTCCGACTTTCATGATGAGGAACTCACCCTTACCTTTTTATGTATACTTTCTGCCCGAAGAACCCAAGGTGCAAAATACGGCCGCAGCTCTTTGCTAATGAATGTGAGGGGACCATTTTGTCCATGATTGGTTGATCTACTCCCCCGGCTCTCGCTGGTTATAGGCAGGATGTCTACTTCCGTGCTGTGGAACGCGCCATGGTTCTAATTCTCGACCACCCTTACTAGCCTATAGGAAATGGGTAAATACGCGTTCTGCCTGCGCTCATTTAGAACTGCATGGATGTGGATGACAGGATAGCGCTGACAATTACGACGTCACGACACACTATACACGCCCATACAACCCCCTAGCAATAAGGCCCATCAAGTTTATAATGACCTCGAAAGTATGCTGGAGATGTAGTGTCTAGGTATGTTAGTTATCTGAAAATACCTTGAATTCAAAAACACCACTATAACATTATATTATCAGCCTGTAATGTTCAAAAGCTATACTAATCAATTTATATAGCTACTTAGCCACACCTAATAGGGCGTGTAGCCTCATATTAAATAACTGAACAGCACGCCCAATATCGACGCCAACATAGAGTGCTTTAACCACAGCTTTATCATATATATTCGACAATCGATATTGAAAATACGCATACCGATCTCTCTCCTGCCCATGGCCTAGGCTATGGATGTGCCATTCGCTGCTCTACAGTAGCGTTATTCGATATGATTAGCGACGCGTCCATTAAATCTGACTTCCACACAGCCCATGAGAAATGGGGCAGGTATCTTGCGAGAAGCCTGTAACTTGAATCCTGTTCCGCCCTTTACGGATCAGAGGCGAGGGTGCATCTGAGCCCGCTTTCACGCAGTAGACCAGGAACGGTCGTAGGGAACCCCCTAATTACGCCGGAATTAAGCATTAGGTCTTCCTTGCTAACTTAAAGTCCATTGTAAGTTTTGGGGGCTGGGATAAGTACCTGCATTGGTCCGCGGTCCCATTGTGCATCTCGTCTCCTGCCTGGATAGAATGCCAAAGTTCAGCCGGGAGCGCAGTTCCACAGAGTTTGCAAGACTCTGGTCCGGCCTCGACGCCGGTACCAGCGTAATCCCATTCAAGGCTTCTATTTTCGTTCTTGTTGCCGAGTGTGGTGGAGTAGTGCGCCGAACTGCTCCTCTGAGCCCCTGCCTCCGTCAGGCGATTTCGGTGCGTCAGGCCCCCGGGATCAAGAGTCACACCAGGGCATTGCGTGATCGACCTAATTTCTTGACTGGGAAGCTTACTGGCGTGGTTCCAGGGACGAGTCTTGGCTCTCGTGTGAGCGCGGGATAGTTCCGTTTTGAGAATATAAATACGAGAGGTTTGGTGAAAATGAAGGGAATGGATTTTGGAGATTCCAGGTTTCAAGGCTTTGTTATCGTAAAGATGTCGGGTTATCTAGCATTACTATAACGGATATCTACTCTACTCCTGGCTAATCTGCGAGGTAACAGGGTAAATCTTCAGTCCGTCCAGGGGCACACAGTCCTTGCCAACATCCGCCGTGCCCAGCGCAATAGACCCAGTGAGCAGCGAACTCTCCGCATCAGTAGGACAATGCTTGAAGGCAGCCGCATCCCCATCAACAGTCAAGTACTCCCCATCATCTGCCTCGCTAATCCCAAAGACGGGCCAGTGGTACGGCTCGGGCCGGCTGGTGTCATTGTAGAAGGTGAACTTCAGTTCGCCGCCCTCCGCCGCGTCAGTGTAGCTGTTTGACGCGTGCAGCAGGCCGAAGGGgtcgaggacgatgaggcgGTTGTTGTCGGTGTTGAGGTAGAAGACTGCGGTGGAGGTTTCAGGCCCgccggcggaggaggcgctgAAGTGGGCAAGGGTTTCGGTGCCCAGGTCGCCAATTTGGGCAACTTGGACGCTGCCGGTGCGGCGCGAGCCGTCGTCGCGGGTTTGGAAGgcttggagctggaagaggttgCCTTCGACGTTGCAGCCTGTGTGCGGGTTAGCTACTGGGAAGGGATAGGACTTGGCTCTGTATGAAACGTACCGGCTGCGAGGGCCGTTGCAGAGAGGGAGACGAGCGAGAGGAGAGGGGTAGACTtcattttgttttttctttgaGTTGACAAGATTTTTCTGAATTCGGGATGGATGATACAAGAACAGAGGAGAGAATCATCTCATATTAAATAGTCCGGATTCGACCGTTGTGCTGTTCACGGCTGAAATTGTGTCTCAGCCCCGGACCCCACGGACGATCCTGCGTGTTCCGGACGAAAAGACAACATAGCCAATTACGATGACAGCACAACTGGGACCGACGAGTTCCATTGGGGGCTGTGGGAGCTTTCTCCTGGCAGGGCTGGGCCCGGAGAGCAGGATATCTCGCTGCCGTTACATCGCCTCGCAAGAGTTATTTTAAGCCTGCAGCGGAGTTTCCCCAGCTGAGCTGACTCGTGGAGATCTGGCGCGCCATAAACATGCTAACTCGGCCCGAAGAGATACTGTCCGCTGTCAAAAGTCGAGATCCAGTTCCGGGAAAGTGGCGATAACCCAAAATATCATAATCGAGTACCGACGTGGTAGATAGCTTCCAATAAATGGGATGGAAATTCGGCGGCATGTTCTCAGTCAAGTCAGATAGAGCACAATAATTGTTCTGGGTTACCGACAAATCACTGCATCTTGTCAGCGCGTTATGCGTTTACAGCGCGCATGATGTATCGGAGGGATGTCGAGCGATTGGTACTAAGTATAGGACCCGCTGGTATAGAAGCCATTTTGCGCCAGAGAATAATAGCGTACCATCACCAAGTAGCACCAGATATGGTCTGTATGGCAGGCAAAGTAAGACTCCCTAGTATTACACGTCAGATTATTCGGAGGAACCCTAGAATACTAGAATACCCAatgaataatatatatatttaattcgAATGGATCGCTGGAATTGTGCCTGTCAATCCAGGGCTTGGTTgcagtgatgatgattctAGTATTTAACTATCTGTGTAAGCTAGTTAGGTAAATAGTGGATAACTATTCTGTacttagttattttatttatcgGTAGGCATAACTATAGTCCTGGGTATATGGAATTACTGATTTACCCCCGTAATAACACTATATTAAGATAACATTACCATATTTAAGCTATAGTTATTTTTGTAGAGTAAAGAACATACACACGCATGTAGAGCAGCGGCAGCACGTACTACAGCTAATCAGCAGACAAAGAATAGGAATAGATGTCAGAACCCTCATGGTGTAGTGTCCAGGCCTGGGGGTTAAATAGATAGCTATACACAACACATTATTCTTCGCTGTGCAACCCGAAAGACTCGGGCATGGGACACCCGCGGCCAGACAAGACAACTGCTCTAGTTGTTCGGCCCATGCAAGACCCAAGAGAGATTGAACCGGCGCCAGAGAATAGTCCGGTACGAGCCACCATTGCTCCCATCATTGAAGAAATCACTCTCGACAAGCGCACCAATGTGGTAATCGCCGGTCTTTACCATGCTCGAGTACCCACCCTGATGACCCGAGCTCGGCACTGGGGCATCTTCCAGTTTGCGGCCGTAGTTGTATTTCctggcatcatcgtcatacGTCACACGGACGCGCATGCTGCGGCGGGTCTCGGCATCGGCAGCATTCATGAAGATCGTGCGGTTCAGGTCTTCGCCGCGGTTATAGCTAAGGATGGAACCCTGGCATCCGGGGTCGGGGAGCCCAGTATCCTCCTTGAACTCGCCGAAGCCATCGGCAAGACTGCCATACGAGATGATGCGGTATCCGCCGGACTTGCGGTCATTGCGCTGGAGCCGTCCATTGGGGAGCTCGACGATCGTACCCTCCGACCCGGCCCCGGGGACGTCCTGGGCGGTCCACTCGCGCTTGCCTGGCTCGCCGCGGCCGATCAGGTTGCGTTCCTGAGCGGGGATGACGAGTTCGCCAGATGTGAGGCGGATTCCGATACCGGGCCCGACGGCGTCCCAGGTCCGTCCCTCGGGGGTGAGTGCCTTTGTGAAATCTTCAGGCTCGGACCAggtctcgccctcgtccttgctgtaggtgaggaagaggtggcggCGGCCTTCCCAGGTGTCGTCGATGGGCTTTGTCGGGGTTCCGTCGTGCAGGGGGAGACCGGTTTGCGAGTAACTGCCGTTAttccagctcatccagaGATAGATCGTgccatcgtcgtcgacgacgggGGCCGGGTTCCCCCATGTGCCGtcgccggcgccgacgacTTCCCTCAGCCCCTCCCAGTCGTCGATGGCCTTGCCCACGCCGTCAGTGGACTTGGTGCGCTTGTAGACGAGGTTGATGTCGCCGAAGTCGCGGTCGTTGAAGCGGCGGCCCTCGGCGAAGGCGATGAGGCGGCCGGACTTGCTGCGGACCACAGCAGGGATGCGGAAGGAGTGGAAGCCGACGCCTGTGGACAGTTTGTCGGCTCCGTTCATGTTCGCGCTGCGGAAGAGCGCAAACTCATTGTGCGACTGGGCCTTGTCGGCAGCTGGGTCGTCGACGTTGGCGAAGGCCGCCGTGGccaggaaggggaggagctTCAAGAAGCGCatcttgatgatgctgagAAAGATGAAGGGGATTGTCGAGTTGGGGGGATAGTGGTCTGGGGGACGGACCCTCGCGAGCTTTATACAACATCACGCATATGAAAGCTGTTTTTGGACGCTGGTGTCAGCGAGCTTGCCGACCTTTTAGAACAGCAGAATCGCACACGTGCGACTCTCAGATCCAAGGCGTTCCCAGGGAAGGCAGCATCTACGTCTTGGGGATGTTTCGGCGTTGACAAGCTCGTATCCAAGAATAGGCACGATCGACGTGTTCCTTGCATGTGGAAGAGATTCTCGAGAAACCCGACGGTGATCGGCATCTGCAACACGAGATCTATTTATGCCACCTCGTACTCGCCGGTTGTGAGTGGTCCTTTTGGGAAGACCTGGGTGTTGGCGGCGAATAACTGTTGACCTTGCAGGATGGCCAGGCGAGATGATCATTATCCGAGGGCACTGAAGCGAATGCGAGTCAGCCCTGGTAGTGGGATCGGACTGGTCATGAAGTGATGGATTATATATAGCCGAGTAGCTGAACAATAACTAAACAACCTGACAT is a window of Aspergillus puulaauensis MK2 DNA, chromosome 4, nearly complete sequence DNA encoding:
- a CDS encoding uncharacterized protein (COG:T;~EggNog:ENOG410Q1P8;~SECRETED:SignalP(1-20)) → MKSTPLLSLVSLSATALAAGCNVEGNLFQLQAFQTRDDGSRRTGSVQVAQIGDLGTETLAHFSASSAGGPETSTAVFYLNTDNNRLIVLDPFGLLHASNSYTDAAEGGELKFTFYNDTSRPEPYHWPVFGISEADDGEYLTVDGDAAAFKHCPTDAESSLLTGSIALGTADVGKDCVPLDGLKIYPVTSQISQE
- a CDS encoding uncharacterized protein (InterPro:IPR010839), with translation MTIQWHGAEKAGRAQFKRPGVASPIATFDPSFMGTFTPALPYLQQRRIKVAVNAGSSEPDKLTGIVIAAIKEQNLNRKVAWIQGGL
- a CDS encoding putative extracellular sialidase/neuraminidase (CAZy:GH33;~COG:S;~EggNog:ENOG410PI8X;~InterPro:IPR036278,IPR026856,IPR011040;~PFAM:PF13088;~SECRETED:SignalP(1-16);~go_function: GO:0004308 - exo-alpha-sialidase activity [Evidence IEA]) — encoded protein: MRFLKLLPFLATAAFANVDDPAADKAQSHNEFALFRSANMNGADKLSTGVGFHSFRIPAVVRSKSGRLIAFAEGRRFNDRDFGDINLVYKRTKSTDGVGKAIDDWEGLREVVGAGDGTWGNPAPVVDDDGTIYLWMSWNNGSYSQTGLPLHDGTPTKPIDDTWEGRRHLFLTYSKDEGETWSEPEDFTKALTPEGRTWDAVGPGIGIRLTSGELVIPAQERNLIGRGEPGKREWTAQDVPGAGSEGTIVELPNGRLQRNDRKSGGYRIISYGSLADGFGEFKEDTGLPDPGCQGSILSYNRGEDLNRTIFMNAADAETRRSMRVRVTYDDDARKYNYGRKLEDAPVPSSGHQGGYSSMVKTGDYHIGALVESDFFNDGSNGGSYRTILWRRFNLSWVLHGPNN